One Marasmius oreades isolate 03SP1 chromosome 2, whole genome shotgun sequence DNA segment encodes these proteins:
- a CDS encoding uncharacterized protein (CAZy:GH10): protein MSIYPDSFLELSLQMCTRGTLLMVGSSSLHISRTLETLKILEPFNDDGTFRTDVFFTTTGTAYIDTALKAARAADPQAKLYINDFNIEGTGAKSTAMFNLVKGLKARGIPIDGIGVQAHLIVGQVPSTLQANLQQFTSLGVEVALTELDIRMTLPATSALLAQQEKDYQTVISACKAVSKCIGVTIWDYTDKYSWIPGTFSGQGAALPWDDNLAKKPAYDGIIAGFAS from the exons ATGTCAATTTACCCCGACTCGTTCTTAGAACTATCGCTACAGATGTGT ACTCGTGGGACGTTGTTAATGGTGGGTTCCTCTTCGTTGCATATATCGCGCACACTCGAGACGTTGAAAATCTTAGAGCCGTTCAACGATGACGGAACGTTCCGAACCGACGTTTTCTTTACAACGACCGGTACCGCTTACATTGACACAGCCCTCAAGGCAGCCCGAGCAGCCGATCCTCAGGCCAAACTCTAC ATTAACGACTTCAATATCGAAGGAACCGGTGCCAAATCCACAGCTATGTTCAACCTTGTCAAAGGTCTTAAAGCTCGTGGAATTCCCATCGACGGTATTGGTGTACAAGCTCACCTTATCGTTGGCCAAGTTCCAAGCACTTTACAAGCCAACCTGCAACAATTTACCAGCTTGGGAGTTGAAGTTGCGCTCACCGAGTTGGATATCAGAATGACTTTGCCTGCCACGAGCGCGTTGCTCGCCCAGCAAGAGAAGGATTATCAGACTGTTATCTCAGCGTGTAAGGCGGTGTCGAAGTGTATCGGGGTTACGATTTGGGATT ACACTGACAAG TATTCATGGATTCCGGGTACTTTCAGTGGTCAAGGAGCCGCCTTACCTTGGGATGAC AACCTGGCCAAAAAGCCTGCTTATGACGGGATTATTGCCGGTTTTGCCTCTTGA